CTGGACGAGGTCGTGAGTACGAAGACGAGACTGATCCTCGACGAGCGCGTCGGGTGAGCGCACCGTCACGCGTCGGGCGATCGGCTGGTCTCCGGCCCGCGGTCGCAACCGACGGCGAGTCGAAGACTGTTTGAACCCGCTCTACCACGTGACTCCCATGAGTACGGACGACGAGGGGGCTCCCGGAGACGGCAGTGGGCCGTCGGCCGACGGAGCCGACGACTACCACGAGAACGCCGAGCAGTCGGTGATCGCCGTCGACGAGAACGACGAGGAACAGGGGCTGATCAACCGCCTCGACGCCCACACCGGCGACGGCACCCGACACCGCGCGTTCACCTCGCTGCTGTTCGACGAGGACGACCGCATCCTGCTCGCCCAGCGCAGCCCGAAGAAACGGCTCTGGGACACCTACTGGGACGGCACCGTCGCCTCCCATCCGATCAAGGGCCAGACGCAGGTCGAGGCGACCCGCCAGCGACTCGAAGAGGAACTCGGCGTCACGCCCGACCAGTACGACAACCTCCGGGTGACCGACCGCTTCGAGTACAAGCGCTACTACATGGACGAGGGCGTCGAACACGAGGTCTGCGCGGTGCTGAAGGCGACGCTGCTGGACACGTCGCTCGACCCCGACCCCGAGGAGGTCGGCGGCTACATGTGGGTGCCCTACGAGCACCTGTACGAGCACCCGCGGTGGTACCGACAACTGCGTCTCTGCCCCTGGTTCGAGATCGCGATGCGCCGGGACTTCGAGTAACGCGGTCCGGCTCGCCCGTTTTCCTGTAGTCAGTCTCCGTCGCCGAGCCGGACGCTCCGTGTTCGGGATTCGGCCGCTCCCGGCGGAGTGCCATCCCCGTCGGCGGGCGTCAATCGTCGGCTTCGAGTTCCGTCCGGTCGCGGTCGTCGGCCGCGGCGGACTCGCCGCCCGAGTCGTCGAGACCGTCGCCGTCGACGGCGTCGGCCCGCTGGAGCCTGAGGACGACGGTGCAGCCGTCGCCGCCGTCGGTGAACTCGGCGGAGCCGCCGCACTCGCGGACGACCCAGTTGACGAGCCAGAGGCCGACGCCGCTGCCGTGTTCGAGCGCCGTCTCGCGGCCCGCCTCGATCACGGTCCGCTCCTGGTCTTCGATCCCCGGACCGTCGTCGGCGACGCGGATCTCGACGAAACCGTCCGGACACTCGGCCGCTCGCACTTCGACGGTCGGGGTTTCGCCGGCGTGCTCGGCGGCGTTCTCCAGCAGTTCCTCGAAGGCCCGCTCCAGACAGGGGCCGCCGACCACGGTCAACCCGTCGGGGAGGTCGACGGTGACGGTCACGCCGTCGTATTCGGTCTCGACGCTGTCGGCGAGGCTGTCGACGCGCTCGGCGGCGGCGAACTCGCGGTCGCACTCCTCGTCGACCATCCGGGAGACGTGGCCGATCTTCTCGCTGCGGGCGACGACGCCGTCGACGGTCTCCTCGATGCGGTCGAGCCGACGGCGCACGTCGTCGGACCCCTCCACGTCCTGCCGGAGCAACTCGGCGTTGCCGGCGACGACGTTCAACTCGTTGCGGAGGTTGTGCCGGAGGACGCGGTTGAGCACGTCGAGACGCTGTTCGTGCTGGCGGCGGTCGGTCACGTCGCGGAAGCTGACGACGCGGCCGGCGACCCCGCCGTAACTGCGGTAGAGCCGCGAGACGCGCACGTCGTAGTAGCGCCGCCCGTCGGCCCCGCCGAGTTCGAGGTCGGCCTGGCCGGCCGACCCCGACTCGATCGCCGACGCGAGACGCGGCGCGGCGGTCCCGATCGGGGTCCCGACGACCGCCTGCGGGTCGACGTCGAGGAGCCGGGCGGCGGCGGGGTTCACGTCGACGACGCGGTCCTCGTCGTCGAGGATGACGATGCGGTCGTCCATCTCGCCGATGACCGCCTCGCGACCGAGCTGTCGGGTCGCCGGCGTGATCGACAGCAGGCGACCGCGGAACAGGGCGGCGGTCATGACGAGGCCGCCGAAGACGAACCCGAAGCCGCCTAGGTCGTACTGCCGGGGCACGAGGCCGAACAGCGAGCTGGCCCACAGCGACGCGGCGACGAACATCGCGGCCAGCAGCGCCGTCCCCTGGCTACGGAAGAAGTCCGTCGTCCGGAAGTTCAGCCGGACGAGTTCGAGCCCGCCGGCCGCGATCAGCAGGTAGGAGTAGCCGACGTGGGCCCACATCCCGAGGCCGAACTCTTCGGTCAGGTACGCGCCCGCGCCGGTCGTCTCGATCCACCGGTCGGCCCAGACGAGGTGGTGGGCGTCGTTGGTCCAGACGAGCGCGGCGAAGGCGAGGGGTTCGACGAGCAACAGCGCCAGCCGTCGGCGGCCGAGCGACCGGTCGCTCTCCGTGTACGCCAGGACCGTCGCCAGCCAGGCGGCCGGGAGGACCACCGAGACCGTCGCGGCGACGCTCGACCACTGGAGCTTCCCGGCCAGCCCCGGCGACGCCAGCGCCATCCCCTGGGCGAGCGCGAACAGGCTCGCCCCGGCGACGAACGCCGACAGCGGCTTTGCGCCCGGCGTGTCGCGGAACACCCACACGAACGCGGCGACGCCGCTCCCGAGGATCGCCGCGAGCAGGACGAAGGGCGTGAACGGCGGCGTCACCATCGATACGAGAGTCGTTTCGCCGTCCCGGAAATAAGTGTATATGGCCCGATATCAGAATTGGATCGGAGCGGTCGCGGGACGACTTCGGTCGGTGTGCCGTCGCGGGGTCGCCGGATCAGGGTCGCCGGATCAGGGCCGCCGGTTCGCGAGCGCCGTCCAGACGCCGAGGGCGCCGAGGAAGACGGCGGGGACGAACGGCAGGACGAGGTAGGCGTCGCGATACCCCAGCGGGAGCGCTTCGAGGAGCCCCTGCGCCTGGGGGATCCCGATGATCGTCCAGGGGATCACGACGAGCGCGACCACCAGCGCGGCGACGAGCCCCCACCCGCGGACGCCGAACTCGCGCGATTCGGGGTCCGGCACGTCGTAGCCCCCCGGATCGACCGGGGGGACATCGTCGTCCGTGTCGGTTCCGCCCTCGCGGTCGGGGTCGCCGTCGGCGGCGGGCGTCTCAGTCATCGATCTCGCTGTCGGGGACGACCACCACTTTCCCGAACCCCTCCCGGTCCTCCAGCAGTTCGTGGGCGCGGGCGGTCTCGCTCATCGGCAGGCGGTCGCGCACGCGCACCTCGAAGGTGCCGTCCCACACCTTCGCGAGGACGTCGTCGACCTCGCCCGGGGTGGCCATCGTCGAGCCGATAACCGACAGCTGGTTCCAGAACACCCGGTTGACGTTCGTCTGGGGGCGGCCACCGGCCGTCGCGCCGCAGGTGACCAGCCGGCCGCCCTTGGCGAGGCTCTTCAGCGAGTCGTCCCACGTCTCGCCGGCGACGTGGTCGACCACCACGTCGACGCCGCGTCCGTCGGTCAGCTCGCGGACCCGCGCGGCGAAGTCCTCGTCGGTGTAGTCGATGGCGTGGTCGGCGCCGATCTCCCGCGCGAAGTCGATCTTCTCGTCGGTGCTGGCCGTCGCGAACACCTCGGCGCCGGCGAAGTCGGCGATCTGGACGGCCGCGTGACCGACGCCGCCCGAGGCGCCGAGCACGAGCACGGATTCGCCGGGCTCGATATCGGCGCGGGTGACGAGCATCCGCCAGGCGGTCTGGAAGACCAGCGGCGCCGCGGCGGCGGTCGCCCAGTCGACGCCCTCGGGGACGGCGACGAGGTTGTCCTCGGGGACCGCGGCGAGTTCGCCGTGGACGCCGCTGACGTGTTCGCCGATGATGTGGAAGTCGACGCACATCGACGCCTCGCCGTCGCGGCAGAACTCGCACTCGCCGCAGCTGACGCCCGCCGTGACCGCGACGCGGTCGCCGGGTTCGAAGCGGGTCACGTCTTCGCCGACCGACTCGACGACGCCAGCGGCGTCGCAGCCGGGGACGTGGGGCATCTCCAGGTCGACGCCGGGCAGGCCCTTCCGGGTCCACACGTCGAGGTGGTTCAGCGCGCCCGCCTTCACGTCGACGAGCACGTCCGCGCGACCAGCCTCGGGGTCGGGCCGCTCGGCGTACTCGACGACGTCGCGGTCGCCGTGGTCCGCGTACTGGACTGCGTACATACTCTTATCCACTCGCGGGGTGTGCAAAACGGTGACGAACCGGCCGAGCCGAGCGAGCCCGCCGGACCGACCGAGCCGAGCGAGCGGGTCACTCCCGTCCGTCCGAACCGATTCTCAGTTCGGATAACTCGGGGACAAGGTCATTATGGGGGTCGGACGGACGGTATCGTATGTCAACGGCCGTGGGCGGACAGCGCGAGATAGAGATCCACCACCACTTCGTGTGGGGGAGCGAGCAGGAGGCGATGGACGCGGTGCTCTCGGAGTACGCCGACCGAAACCCGAACGTGTCGTTCGCCGAGGAGCAGACGGCGATCAACGCGCTCCGCCTGATGATCAAGAGCCGGATCCTCCGCGAGGACCCGCCGGACGTGTGGGACGAGTGGCCGGGTGCGAACCTCAGGCCCACGGTCGAGGTCGGCGCGACGGCGGATATCTCCGAGCTGTGGGAGCGGACGGGCATGGAACGGGCGTACTTCGACGGGATGGTCGACGTGGCCCGCTTCGACGGGGAGTTCCACGCCGTCCCGCTGGACATGCACCGGATCAGCAACCTCTACTACAACGTCGAGCTGTTCGAGGCGGCCGGCGTGGACCCGGCCCGCCTCTCGGGTCCCGACGAACTCGCGGAGGCGCTCCCGGCGCTGGCCGAGCACGCCGAACAGCCGATCGCCGTCTTCGGGCGGAACCCGTTCGGCCTCCTCCAGCTGTGGGAGACGCTCTTTCTCGCCCACGAGGGGCCGGACGGCTACGAGGAGGCGACCGGCGGCCGGCCGTCGCCCCATCGAGCGGGTATCCGCGCGGGGTTCGACACGCTCGAGACGTACCTTGCCGCCGGGCCGGACAACCCGGAGTTCATGGACTCCAGCGACCTCGAGTTCGCCTTCTCGGACGGCGAAGCGGCCTGTATGAACAACGGGTCGTGGTCGACGGGACACATGGCCGGGAGCGACATGGAGTTCGGCCGCGACTGGGACTGCGTCCCGTTCCCCGGCACCGACGGCACGCACATCGTCAACACGAACGCGGTCGTCCCGGCGGCTCACACTGAGGGCGACGACGCCGTCTCGGCGTTCGTCGAGTACCTCGGGTCCGCAGAGACCATCGAGCGGTTCAACGCCATCTGCGGGTCCGTCCCGCCGCGCAGCGACGTGTCGGTCGCCGAGTTGCACCCGATGAGCCGCGGGCTCCACGAGGCGTTCGACGGCCGTGCGACCCAGCTCCCGTCGATGTGTCACGGCCTGGCCGTCCGACCCGAACAGGTGGTCCAGCTCAAAGACGCCGTCGCCACCTTCCTCCAGGACCGCGACGCCGACGCCGCCACCGACGCCGTCGTCGCGACGCTCTCCTGACCGCGGTCGGCATGCTGGCCTTTTTGGTTCGCTGTCGGGTAGCGATCCCATGGTCGATTTCCAGTCCCGCGACACCAGCCGCGGGTACGGCGACGACGAGGACGAGGAGGCCGACGCCGAGGGGGGCGGGGCGGAAGCCGCCGAGGACGAGCCGGCGGACGAGCCGGTCGAGGGGGAACCGGAAGCGGGAGCGGAGCCGACCGAGCCGGAGCCCGCAGACGAACCGGCCGTCGAAACCGAGGGGGTCGACGCGGGCGAGTCCGAGAGCGGGGACGCCACCGGATCCGACCCGGGAGCGTCCGATGGCGAGAGCGATGCCGACGCGGCCGAATCGGGCGGGGACCCGCTCGCCGGTTCGTCCGGGGGCGCGAGCGGGGACCCGCTGGCCCCGGACACTGCCGCCGCCGGGGCGGCGTCCCCGGAGGCCGATACCGAGACGGATCCGTCGACCGACGACACCGAACCCGAAACGACCGACGACGGCCGCGGCGCCGACTCGCCGGCGGACGACCCGCTGTCGTCGTCGAGCGGATCGGTGCAGCCCTCCGAGGTAGCGGACGGTCCCGACGACCACCCGTTCGCCGACGACGAGACCGACGCGGAGGCCGCCGTCGAGACCGACGCGGAGACCGCCGTCGAGACCGATCCCGGCGCGGCGGCCGAGCACGCTCCGAGTGAGACCGACCGTCGGGAGGTCGAGAACAGCGGGGGCGCTCGCACGGACGACCGTGCCGACTCCGGCGGTCACTCCCACGACACCGACGACCCCTCGCACGACTCTGGCAGTCACTCCCACGACACCGACGACCGCTCGCACGACTCGGCCGGTCACTCCCACGACCACGCCCACGGTGCCGAGGTGGGGCTACTCGGTGTCGCGGTCGTCACGGTCTCGTCGACGCGCACACGCGAGAACGATCCGAGCGGCGACGTGATCGAGGCGCTGATCGAGGCCGCCGACCACGAGGTCGTCACTCGCGAGATCCTCAGGGACGACCTCGACGGCGTCCAGACCGCGCTGTTGAACCTCACGGGTCGCGACGACGTCGACGTGGTCGTCACGACCGGCGGGACGGGCGTCACGCCGGACGACGTGACCGTCGAGGGCGCCCGCCCGCTGTTCGACCGCGAACTCCCGGGCTTCGGCGAACTGTTCCGCATCCTCTCCTACGAGGAGATCGGCACCCGCGCGATGGTCTCCCGCGCCACCGCGGGGATGGTCGACGGCGTCCCCGTGTTCTGCCTCCCCGGCAGCGAGGCCGCCGCCCGGCTGGGCACCGAGGAGCTCGTCGTCGAGGAGATGGCCCATCTCGTCTCGCTGGCGCGGCGCGACGACTGACTACCGAGTCGCCACCGCCACCACCCTCCGTCGCGCCCGTACCACAGTATTTCGGTACCCGACCGCCGCCGTGAGACGAACGTATTCGGGCCGCTCCGGGCCGCTCTCGCGGGAGCGTCTCTTTCACTTCAATCTTTCGTCGTTTCACGTCGGTTAAGTCGAGTTGGCGGCGGGCTCCGCTCGGACCGAAATCGGTCTGTTCGGCCGAACGAATACCGAGATATTCGGAGTTTCGGGCCGTTAAACGGCGTAAATCGGCGGTAAAGGCGACCCCCGATTAAGTGCAACCGGTCGCATGTCCCGGATGCAATGTCCGAACGCACCGACACTCGACGCAACGTGCTGAAAGCAGCGGGCGCGGCGCTCGGCGCGGCGGCCGTCCCGTCCGTCGCGTCCGCGTCGTCCGCCGACTCGGAGTGGACCGCGGTGAAGTCCCCCGTCGGTGGCACCCTCTACGACGTCGAGGAGACGAGCGAGGGCGCGTACGCGGTGGGTGACGCGGGAGTCGTCCTCGAACGGACCGCGAAGGGCTGGCGGAAGATCCTCGACGGCGGCCCGACCGGCAACGGCAACAACCTCTACGGCGCGGACGTGACCGACGACGGCGAGCGCCTCTGGTTCGTCGGCTCCTCGGGCGCTATCGGCGAGTACGACGTGACGACCGGCAATCTCGTCGACCACTCGGCGCCGATGGACGTGACCAACAACTTCAACGACGTGTCGGTCACGGGCGAGGCCGGCGAGGCCAACGTCTACGTCGCCGGCGACTCCGGGAAGATGTACTACAGCTTCGAGAACGGCGCGACCCAGACCTGGGACTACGTCACGCCGGGGTCGGGCTCGGCCATCAACGCCGTCGACTTCTACGACGACCGCGAGGGCCACATCGTCGACGGCAACAAGTCCGTCTTCTACACGGGCGACGGTTCGACCTGGGACAAGATCGGGCTGGCCGACGCCAACGTCAACTTCTACGGCGTCGACTCGGACGGGGCCGACGACGTGTGGGTCTCCGGCGGCGGCGGGATGGTCTTCCACTGGACCGGCTCGCGGTGGGTCCCGCGAGACACCGGCGACGCCGGCCTGCGCGACATCGAGGTCGAGGACGGCGTCGGCTACGCCGTCGGCGGCGGCGGCGCGGTCTACGACCGCGAGGACGAGGAGTGGAAGCCCGACGCCACCCCGACCGGCCAGAACCTGAAGGCCGTCTGCCGCGAGAGCGAGGTCGAGATCGCCGTCGGCGCCGGCGGCACCATCCTCGAACACTGACCGCCCCCGCCGGCGTCCACCCGGCGTTCGACCCTCCACCGCTCCCATCCGTTGCTCCGTCGAACCCACCCGACCTCCGCTGTCGGGCTGGCCCCCGCTCTCGCGACCGCCCGTCCTGCTGTCGGGCACCCTCCTCGCCTCGGACGGTGACGGGACTTCGAAGGCTGTGGAAACGGTTAAGTCTGTCCTGACTGAACGTCCAATCAACGATGACCGATACGGTCGACCGGCTCCTCTCGGAGCTCACACTGGCGGAGAAGGTACGACTCACGCACGGCGCGACGGACACCGAAGGGACGGCGACGGGGTTCGTCCCCGGCGTCGAGCGGCTGGACGTCCCGCCGGTCAGGTTCTCGGACGGGCCGCTGGGCGTCCGGACGGACGAACCGGCGACGGCGTTCCCCGCCTCAACGGCGCTGTCGGCGTCGTTCGACCCCGAACTCGCTCGCGAGTTCGGCCGGGCGCTGGGTCGCGAGGCGCTGGCGCGGGACCAGGACGTGCTGCTCGGTCCGGGGCTGAACCTGATCCGGGTGCCCCACTGCGGGCGTAACTTCGAGTACTACGCCGAGGACCCGGTCGTGACGGGGCGGTTCGCGGCGGGCGTCGTCGACGGTATCGAGTCGACCGGCGTTATCGCGACGCCGAAACACTTCGTCGCGAACAACCAGGAGACCGCCCGCGCGTCCGTCAGCGCCGAGGTCGACGAGCGCGTCCTCCGCGAGCTGTACCTGCCGGGCTTCCGCGACGCCGTCGACGCCGGTGCCGGCGCCGTGATGTCCTCGTACAACCGCGTGAACGGCACGTACACGAGCGAACACGGGGAGTTGCTGACGGACACCCTCAAAGACGAGTGGGGCTTCGACGGCGTGGTCATGTCCGACTGGTTCGGCACCGAGAGCGTCGTCGGCACCGCCAACGGCGGGCTGGACCTGCAGATGCCCGGTATCTCGGCCGAGGAGCTGTTCGAGTCGATGGGCGCACCCGGCGATGACGGCGACGGGCACGGAGACGACCGGGAAGCGCAAGCGGCCGACGACGACGCCGGCCCCGACGACCCGACCGACGGGTTCGACTACGCCGACGGGATGCCGGACCCGACGACGGGCGGCCTCTACAGCGAGGAGTTGGCCGGCGCCGTCGAAGCCGGCGACGTGCCCGAGTCGCGGCTCGACGACATGGTCCGCCGGCTGCTCACCCAGTTGGACCGCCACGGCCTGCTCGGCGGGAGCGGTGACGCGGACGAACCCGAGGGCGCGGTCGACACGCCGGAACACCGCGACCTCGCCGAGCGGGTCGCGGTCCGCGGGACCGTCCTGCTGGACAACGACGGCGTCCTGCCGCTGGCCGACGGCGCCGACGTGGCCGTGGTCGGGCCGAACGTCGACGAGGCGATCCTCGGCGGTGGCGGCTCCTCGGAGACGACGCCGTTCACCGAGACGAGCCCCGTCGAGGGGATCGAGGCCCGCGCCGAGGGGTCGGGCTCGGTCGCCCAGGGGGTCCCGCGGATCGAGGACATCTCACTGTTCGACGCGTTCGAGCCCGACGACGGGGGCGAGGAGGGCGACGAGGATGCGTCCGACGCGTCACTCGACGCGGCGGTCGCGGCCGCCGAGGACGCGGACGTGGCGCTGGTCTTCGTCCGCGACCAGGCGACGGAGGCCGCCGACCGCGAGACGCTCGCGCTCCCCGGCGACCAGGACGACCTGATCGAGGCGGTCGCGGCCGCGAACGACCGGACGGTCGTGGTCGCGAACACGAGCGGCCCCTTCGAGACGCCCTGGCGCGAGGACGTTGCGGCCGTCGTCGCCGGCTGGTACCCCGGCCAGTCCCACGGCTCCGCCGCCGCGGCCGTCCTCTACGGCGACAGCGACCCCGGCGGGAGGCTCCCCGTCACGTTCGCCCCCGAGGCGGCGTACCCCACCGCCGACGAGCGACGCTTCCCCGGCGTCGACGGCGAGGCACACTACGACGAGGGGCTGCTCGTCGGCTACCGGCACTTCGACGTGACCGACGCCGAGCCGACCTACCCGTTCGGTCACGGCCGCTCGTACGCGACCTTCGAGTACCGCGACGCCGAGGCGGTCGACGACTCGACGGTCGAACTGACCGTCGAGAACACCGCCGACCGCTCCGGCCGGGCGGTCGTCCAGGCGTACGTCGACTCGCCGGCGGCGCCCGACGACCTCGACCGACCGCCGCGGGAGCTCGGCGGGTTCGCCTCGCTGGCGCTGGACGCCGGCGAGTCCCGTCGCGTCACCGTCGACCTCGACGAGCGCGCGTTCGGCCGCTACGACGCCGAGTCGGGCTGGACCGTGGATTCGGGCGACCACGTCGTCTCGATCGGCCCGTCCTCGCGGGACCGCCCGCTCGACGTGACGATCGGACGGTAGGGCCCGATTCGACGGTCGGTCTTCGGTCGCGACCGCCGGTTTATGCCCTCGACGACCGTACGCGGACGTATGGTCACGAGACTCTCCGACGAGGTGTGGTGGATCGAACTCGGCGGCGTCAACGCGTACCTCGTCGACGACGGGGGGACGCTGACGCTCGTCGACGCGGGGATGCCCTGGCACGGCGGTCGCGTGCTCGACGCCGTCGTCGACGCGGAGTTCGCGCTCGACGACCTCGACCGGGTGCTGGTCACCCACTACGACCTGGACCACGTCGGCGGCCTCGCGCGCCTCGACGGTCTCGACCTCACGATATACGCCGGTCGGGGGGACGCCCCGCTGGTGACGGGTCGCGAGGCGCCGCCGTTCTCGGTCCCCAAGGGCGCGTTCCAGCGACTGGTCGGCCCGCTGGTCACGCCACCGGAGACCGAGGTCGTCCCGCTGGTCGACGGCGACGAAGTCGGCTCGTTCACCGCCTACGAGACGCCCGGCCACACCCCGGGTCACGTCGCCTACGTCAGCGAGGAGCTGGGGTTGGCGGCGCTGGGCGATCTGGTTCGCGAGTCCGACGGCGATCTGGACACGACGCCGTGGGTCATCACCGACGACACGGCGGCGGCCCGCGAGAGCGTGGCTCGGCTGGCGGCCGACGCGCCGGGGTTCGAAATCGCGGCGCCGGGCCACGGCGTGCCCTTCGAGCGCGGCGGGCGCGACCGGCTGGCCGCCCTCGCGGCGCGGTTCGGTCAGGTCCGCGAGCCCGCGCGGCCCCCGCAGTGACGGTCACCACCCGCCGTCGCTCATGTCGGTGGCCTCGTCGCTCCCGACGTTGGGCTCCGTGCCGCGCTCGTTCGACGCGTGGCCGGGCGAGTGACGGGCCGAGCCGCCGGTGAAGTCGGCGTCCCCGCCTCCCCCGCCGCCGGGGAACGTCCCGTTCTCGAAGTCGGTCGCGGTGACGCCGGACGGGCGGGCGTCCTCGGCGCGGGTCACCTCCGGCCCTTCGATCTCTTCCCCGGCGTGCAGCCGCTCGACCAGATCGGGGTCCGTCACGACCGCCGAGCGGGGCAGCGGTTCGTCGTCGGGCCAGCGCCGCCAGGCGACCCGTCGCTGCTGGAGCGCCGCGCGGGCCTCCGCCTCGTCGACCACTTCGACCCGGTCCCGGGGCGCCGGCACCCGCCCGCCGAGCGCGCGCTCGACCCCGTCGGTGTCCGCGAGGTGATAGAGCCTGACCGTCGGCTCGCCGGAGCGGATCAGGTCGTAACTTCCGGCACCGAGCAGCCGGTCGAGCCGTCCGTCGCGGCGGACGACGAGATCGATCGCCGCGATGTCGACGGTCTTCGGCCTCCCGACGAGGCCGCGCAGTCCGCCCGGGTCGTACTCCAGCCGGTCGCGATGGACGCGCAGCTCTGATCCGAGCGCGGGAACGGCGCCGGCGAACCGTTCGCTCGGGATCGGACCGGTCATCGCTCCAACTATTCGGGGGCCGCATATAAGCTTCGTGGCGCTGGGCCGACGGACGCCGCTCCGGTTCCGGTGTCACGGACGCTACTCGGCGACGCCGTCGCCCGCGGTCCCTCCGGTGAAGTTCTCGACCTCGCTACCACTTCCGTCGCGAGTGATCCCGTCGAGGGTGGCCGGTCGGTCCGGGCCGGGCGAGGAGCGACGCGGTCGTTCGTCGTCGTCTCCGCCTGTCGGCGTCACGTCCCCTTGTCCGTCGAGTTTTTCGACGAGCGCCTCGTCGCTCACGACCGCCGACCGGGGGAGCGACTCGTCGCTCGGCCAGCCCCGCCAGAAGACGCGGCTCCGCTGGAGCGCCTCGCGAACCGTCGCCTCGTCGACGGC
The window above is part of the Halosimplex rubrum genome. Proteins encoded here:
- a CDS encoding WD40/YVTN/BNR-like repeat-containing protein, with product MSERTDTRRNVLKAAGAALGAAAVPSVASASSADSEWTAVKSPVGGTLYDVEETSEGAYAVGDAGVVLERTAKGWRKILDGGPTGNGNNLYGADVTDDGERLWFVGSSGAIGEYDVTTGNLVDHSAPMDVTNNFNDVSVTGEAGEANVYVAGDSGKMYYSFENGATQTWDYVTPGSGSAINAVDFYDDREGHIVDGNKSVFYTGDGSTWDKIGLADANVNFYGVDSDGADDVWVSGGGGMVFHWTGSRWVPRDTGDAGLRDIEVEDGVGYAVGGGGAVYDREDEEWKPDATPTGQNLKAVCRESEVEIAVGAGGTILEH
- a CDS encoding molybdopterin-binding protein; the protein is MVDFQSRDTSRGYGDDEDEEADAEGGGAEAAEDEPADEPVEGEPEAGAEPTEPEPADEPAVETEGVDAGESESGDATGSDPGASDGESDADAAESGGDPLAGSSGGASGDPLAPDTAAAGAASPEADTETDPSTDDTEPETTDDGRGADSPADDPLSSSSGSVQPSEVADGPDDHPFADDETDAEAAVETDAETAVETDPGAAAEHAPSETDRREVENSGGARTDDRADSGGHSHDTDDPSHDSGSHSHDTDDRSHDSAGHSHDHAHGAEVGLLGVAVVTVSSTRTRENDPSGDVIEALIEAADHEVVTREILRDDLDGVQTALLNLTGRDDVDVVVTTGGTGVTPDDVTVEGARPLFDRELPGFGELFRILSYEEIGTRAMVSRATAGMVDGVPVFCLPGSEAAARLGTEELVVEEMAHLVSLARRDD
- a CDS encoding MBL fold metallo-hydrolase → MVTRLSDEVWWIELGGVNAYLVDDGGTLTLVDAGMPWHGGRVLDAVVDAEFALDDLDRVLVTHYDLDHVGGLARLDGLDLTIYAGRGDAPLVTGREAPPFSVPKGAFQRLVGPLVTPPETEVVPLVDGDEVGSFTAYETPGHTPGHVAYVSEELGLAALGDLVRESDGDLDTTPWVITDDTAAARESVARLAADAPGFEIAAPGHGVPFERGGRDRLAALAARFGQVREPARPPQ
- a CDS encoding beta-glucosidase codes for the protein MTDTVDRLLSELTLAEKVRLTHGATDTEGTATGFVPGVERLDVPPVRFSDGPLGVRTDEPATAFPASTALSASFDPELAREFGRALGREALARDQDVLLGPGLNLIRVPHCGRNFEYYAEDPVVTGRFAAGVVDGIESTGVIATPKHFVANNQETARASVSAEVDERVLRELYLPGFRDAVDAGAGAVMSSYNRVNGTYTSEHGELLTDTLKDEWGFDGVVMSDWFGTESVVGTANGGLDLQMPGISAEELFESMGAPGDDGDGHGDDREAQAADDDAGPDDPTDGFDYADGMPDPTTGGLYSEELAGAVEAGDVPESRLDDMVRRLLTQLDRHGLLGGSGDADEPEGAVDTPEHRDLAERVAVRGTVLLDNDGVLPLADGADVAVVGPNVDEAILGGGGSSETTPFTETSPVEGIEARAEGSGSVAQGVPRIEDISLFDAFEPDDGGEEGDEDASDASLDAAVAAAEDADVALVFVRDQATEAADRETLALPGDQDDLIEAVAAANDRTVVVANTSGPFETPWREDVAAVVAGWYPGQSHGSAAAAVLYGDSDPGGRLPVTFAPEAAYPTADERRFPGVDGEAHYDEGLLVGYRHFDVTDAEPTYPFGHGRSYATFEYRDAEAVDDSTVELTVENTADRSGRAVVQAYVDSPAAPDDLDRPPRELGGFASLALDAGESRRVTVDLDERAFGRYDAESGWTVDSGDHVVSIGPSSRDRPLDVTIGR
- a CDS encoding zinc-binding dehydrogenase; its protein translation is MYAVQYADHGDRDVVEYAERPDPEAGRADVLVDVKAGALNHLDVWTRKGLPGVDLEMPHVPGCDAAGVVESVGEDVTRFEPGDRVAVTAGVSCGECEFCRDGEASMCVDFHIIGEHVSGVHGELAAVPEDNLVAVPEGVDWATAAAAPLVFQTAWRMLVTRADIEPGESVLVLGASGGVGHAAVQIADFAGAEVFATASTDEKIDFAREIGADHAIDYTDEDFAARVRELTDGRGVDVVVDHVAGETWDDSLKSLAKGGRLVTCGATAGGRPQTNVNRVFWNQLSVIGSTMATPGEVDDVLAKVWDGTFEVRVRDRLPMSETARAHELLEDREGFGKVVVVPDSEIDD
- a CDS encoding NUDIX hydrolase, with the translated sequence MSTDDEGAPGDGSGPSADGADDYHENAEQSVIAVDENDEEQGLINRLDAHTGDGTRHRAFTSLLFDEDDRILLAQRSPKKRLWDTYWDGTVASHPIKGQTQVEATRQRLEEELGVTPDQYDNLRVTDRFEYKRYYMDEGVEHEVCAVLKATLLDTSLDPDPEEVGGYMWVPYEHLYEHPRWYRQLRLCPWFEIAMRRDFE
- a CDS encoding ABC transporter substrate-binding protein — protein: MSTAVGGQREIEIHHHFVWGSEQEAMDAVLSEYADRNPNVSFAEEQTAINALRLMIKSRILREDPPDVWDEWPGANLRPTVEVGATADISELWERTGMERAYFDGMVDVARFDGEFHAVPLDMHRISNLYYNVELFEAAGVDPARLSGPDELAEALPALAEHAEQPIAVFGRNPFGLLQLWETLFLAHEGPDGYEEATGGRPSPHRAGIRAGFDTLETYLAAGPDNPEFMDSSDLEFAFSDGEAACMNNGSWSTGHMAGSDMEFGRDWDCVPFPGTDGTHIVNTNAVVPAAHTEGDDAVSAFVEYLGSAETIERFNAICGSVPPRSDVSVAELHPMSRGLHEAFDGRATQLPSMCHGLAVRPEQVVQLKDAVATFLQDRDADAATDAVVATLS
- a CDS encoding histidine kinase N-terminal 7TM domain-containing protein; the encoded protein is MVTPPFTPFVLLAAILGSGVAAFVWVFRDTPGAKPLSAFVAGASLFALAQGMALASPGLAGKLQWSSVAATVSVVLPAAWLATVLAYTESDRSLGRRRLALLLVEPLAFAALVWTNDAHHLVWADRWIETTGAGAYLTEEFGLGMWAHVGYSYLLIAAGGLELVRLNFRTTDFFRSQGTALLAAMFVAASLWASSLFGLVPRQYDLGGFGFVFGGLVMTAALFRGRLLSITPATRQLGREAVIGEMDDRIVILDDEDRVVDVNPAAARLLDVDPQAVVGTPIGTAAPRLASAIESGSAGQADLELGGADGRRYYDVRVSRLYRSYGGVAGRVVSFRDVTDRRQHEQRLDVLNRVLRHNLRNELNVVAGNAELLRQDVEGSDDVRRRLDRIEETVDGVVARSEKIGHVSRMVDEECDREFAAAERVDSLADSVETEYDGVTVTVDLPDGLTVVGGPCLERAFEELLENAAEHAGETPTVEVRAAECPDGFVEIRVADDGPGIEDQERTVIEAGRETALEHGSGVGLWLVNWVVRECGGSAEFTDGGDGCTVVLRLQRADAVDGDGLDDSGGESAAADDRDRTELEADD